One stretch of Prunus persica cultivar Lovell chromosome G1, Prunus_persica_NCBIv2, whole genome shotgun sequence DNA includes these proteins:
- the LOC18789687 gene encoding sugar transport protein 13, whose protein sequence is MAGGGFGTGTGGGDFEAKITPLVIISCILASSGGLMFGYDVGISGGVTSMPEFLREFFPTVYKKNSQPGLESNYCKYDNQGLQLFTSSLYLAALVATFVASYTTKSLGRKLTMLMAGIFFLVGTVFNAAAVNLAMLIIGRILLGCGVGFANQAVPLFLSEVAPTRIRGSLNILFQLMCTIGILVANMINYGTSKMSGPNGWRISLGLAAIPALLLTMGSLIVTDTPNSLIARGKMEEGKAILKKIRGVDNVEPEFLEIVEASRAANEVKHPFRNLLKRRNRPQLVIAICMQIFQQLTGINAIMFYAPVLFKTLGFKSDASLYSSAITGAVNVLSTVVSIYFVDRAGRRVLLLEAGVQMFLSQIVITVVLGIKLKDDVNNLGHGLGILVLVFVCSFVASFAWSWGPLGWLIPSEIFALDARSAGQSVAVFFNMLFTFIIAQAFLSMLCHMMFAIFLFFAIWVFAMTLFTLFLIPETKGVPIEEMTERVWKKHWFWKRYMDEVEDNPKAQANA, encoded by the exons ATGGCGGGTGGTGGATTTGGGACCGGGACGGGAGGAGGAGACTTTGAGGCAAAGATCACACCTCTTGTGATCATTTCTTGCATATTGGCCTCCAGCGGAGGCCTCATGTTTGGTTATGACGTTGGTATTTCCG GGGGTGTTACATCCATGCCGGAGTTCCTGAGGGAATTCTTCCCAACAGTGTATAAGAAGAACAGCCAGCCTGGACTTGAAAGCAATTACTGTAAATACGATAATCAGGGCTTGCAGCTGTTCACGTCTTCATTGTACCTCGCTGCTTTGGTAGCTACCTTCGTTGCGTCCTACACAACCAAATCGCTAGGCCGAAAGCTAACCATGTTGATGGCGGGGATTTTCTTCCTCGTCGGAACAGTTTTCAATGCTGCAGCTGTTAACCTTGCCATGCTTATCATTGGCAGGATCTTACTTGGTTGTGGAGTTGGTTTTGCAAACCAG GCGGTGCCACTTTTCCTTTCGGAGGTTGCACCCACAAGAATTCGTGGGTCACTAAATATACTCTTCCAGCTGATGTGCACCATTGGCATTCTTGTAGCAAACATGATCAACTATGGAACTTCCAA AATGTCAGGGCCAAATGGATGGAGGATATCACTGGGTTTAGCTGCCATTCCAGCACTCTTGTTAACCATGGGGTCTCTCATTGTAACAGACACTCCTAACAGTTTGATTGCTCGCGGTAAGATGGAGGAAGGGAAAGCCATTCTTAAAAAGATTCGCGGTGTTGACAACGTCGAACCAGAGTTCTTAGAAATTGTTGAGGCCAGTCGTGCGGCTAATGAAGTGAAGCATCCCTTCAGAAATCTCCTTAAGCGCAGAAACAGGCCTCAACTGGtcattgcaatttgcatgcAG ATTTTCCAGCAATTGACTGGCATTAATGCAATTATGTTCTACGCTCCCGTTTTGTTCAAGACCTTGGGATTTAAGAGTGACGCTTCCCTTTACTCATCCGCCATAACAGGAGCTGTCAATGTCCTCTCAACTGTTGTATCAATCTACTTTGTGGACAGAGCTGGTCGCCGCGTGCTCCTGCTAGAAGCGGGTGTTCAAATGTTCCTTTCTCAAATTGTGATTACAGTAGTGCTCGGAATCAAACTTAAGGACGACGTGAACAACCTCGGCCATGGCTTGGGAATTCTTGTGCTGGTTTTCGTGTGCAGTTTCGTTGCATCCTTTGCATGGTCTTGGGGACCTCTTGGGTGGTTGATTCCTAGTGAGATTTTCGCACTAGATGCTCGCTCAGCCGGCCAAAGTGTGGCTGTCTTTTTCAACATGCTCTTCACCTTTATTATAGCCCAGGCCTTCCTCTCAATGCTTTGCCACATGATGTTTGccattttcttgttcttcgCAATTTGGGTCTTCGCCATGACTCTCTTCACTCTCTTCTTAATTCCCGAGACAAAAGGTGTCCCTATTGAAGAGATGACTGAGAGAGTATGGAAGAAGCACTGGTTCTGGAAGCGATATATGGATGAAGTCGAAGATAATCCCAAGGCCCAGGCAAATGCTTAA